The sequence GTCAGAGGACATTTTTGTCCACGATAATAAGGAAGCAAAACCAGAAGTTTCAATCAGCAATGTGCAGCGAAGTCGGCAACAATAAAGTGGACGAAACCCCGAGCTCGACCAATCCGTCCGACTATGGATCCAATCTGCGAATCATCGACTGCAGCGCCCAAATCCGAGAGCTCCAGACAATCATCAGGGACAAGTGAGTAATGCGACCATTTTGGAAGTATCTAATTGTAAGTGTTGCGAAATGTGGTGGAAGCCAATTGCTCATCGCCGCCAGCTTGCCGGAAATTATGTCTTGTGACTTGCGTCGCGTAGCACGGAAGATGGGGGGAGAAAGCGGCGTTCAATGAACGAGTGTTTGTAGTTGTCAGTGGTTCTCAAGCTATTCATTGCTGGCGGTTTGCAGTCATATTTGCCCTCCTCTCACATCAAGGTGTTGTGAAAAGGCTTTACATTTATTCCAGAATCGAATTTTTCATAGGAGGCCTGGAGAGTTGTCTTCCATATACCAATCAACAATCCCATAGAATATGCTGCTAGTTCTATATTTTCGATTCCTTATTACTTATTACCTTACCAACTGTCGATATTAGGCGGTGACGAATTCAGTTGAAATTGTTAACATCCGAGTTTGAGATCTAAGTCTAAGTAATTCTAATCGAGCGTTGAAAGTTTGGAGCCAGCACCATctgattgtaattgtaattgtaatttttattgGGTACGACAACTTTTTAGTTTACACTGTACATTAAGTCAAGGAAGTCTATATATATGGATAATACATTGGagctaaacaaaaaaataactaaatttgTGAAGTGTTTATACTACTCTTCTCAAAGCATTTTTAAATGCGTATATTCTATCTTCTCCTTTAACTTCTAATGGTAATCCGTTCCAGCATGATGGTCCGAATACTAAAACACTTTTCCCGCTGGATGTTGTGTGTCGAGGTATGTTAAATCCTCTTGTACGTTGCTGCTGTGATCGTTGTAGGTGTTGCAATAAGTATCCTGGGAGTGTTTCATCGAAGGCCTGCTTCATGAAACAACAAATGCGATACCTGTAGTTGGATGGAAGATCGTGTCCAAGAATAGTAGCCCGTACATCAGCGGTTGAATCTCGACGACGAAGGTTGTGGACGAAACGAATCGCCGACTTGAAGCAGCGATGGAGTTGTTCTCGGAGTGCGGCTGACATACCAGGATAGTACACCACGTCACAGTAGGTGAACAATGGTACCAACACGGCTTGCACTAGTTTACGTCGAGTCGGAAGAGAGAGCACTGCCGTAAAACGTCGGAATGTCCTCAGAGTGCCATATACTTCACGTCATTCACCTGCTGTGTCCAACTCAGGTTACAGTCCAACTGCAGTCCTAGATTAGTGATGACTTTTTCTCACGGTCTTACTCATTAATCGAGAACCACTGACGTATTCAAATTTAATTCCGCGTGCTAATGAACCAATCACGAACACAAGTCGGCTATGTCATGCGCGGCttggtgtttttattttctacagtCGTTTCGTCTTTGTTCGGCCGGCAAAATTGACCCACATTGTAGATATACAAATCGATCCCCGCATGACTACCTTGTTGTAATGTGCGATCGATTCCGTCTAATTTTAGAAACACCTCGCGCAGTGACTTCAAATTCTACGCCGATCGACTGATACGGCTGGTCATCGAGGAAAGCCTGAACCAACTGCCCTACTCGGATTGCTCCGTGGTCACGCCAACCGGAGCCATCTACGACGGACTCAAGTACCGATCGGGAAACTGCGGCGTCTCGATTATACGCTCCGGGGAAGCAATGGAACAGGTTTGTGCGGGGCAATACGAcgtcacagacaaatggacttGATTCTGTAATGCCGCAAACATACGCATCTGATAGTTTATGTAGTTTACATAAGCCATGTGATTGTGTTTCGTTTGTTCGTCTGTGACGAAGTTCATTGATAATGCTCAATCGCGTCATTCACTACTCATTTGAGTATCATCGATAACGATGTTTATGTTATTATTGCgctttttgttttgattattaATTGGTAGGGACTGCGAGACTGCTGCCGATCGATTCGGATAGGGAAGATTCTGGTGGAGTCGGACGCTGAGACACACGCGGCGCGTGTTGTGTACGCGAGGTTTCCAGACGACATTGCCAAGCGACAAGTGCTGCTCATGTACCCCATCATGGCCACGGGGAACACTGTGATACAGGTTAGTGGGTATTCATCGGAGCAAGGGGGTGTGTCAATGTGATTAGCACTCGGGTGAAGAAATGCTGACTATAGAATGATGACCGAGTGAGTGGATGACTCACGTTTTTGCTGTAAAATTGTTATCTTTCAATATTGGGTACAATGCGGTTTCGTTATCTTGAGTAACAGACAATTTCGCTTTTTTGCGAGATAACGAATTGGCATTCcgcattctttttttttaccgaTAGATGCTacattcaaaaaaataaacccagattaatccactcagcgttggtggtgcctttttCGCGTATCATAAAACACATGAGAGGTCAAAATAGAACTtcagggggatagattttactattTCCGTTAATTcatataggggaaaagacggctttggcaggttttgttctataaaaggcaggggggtttttgtcgaccaaattttatcaaatttggtcacaacattctttgatatgcaaagaatgtttaggccaaatttgagcataatcagtcataaaaaaaccctgacaataatagaacaaaacctgccaaagccgtcattccccctatctaTTTGCGGTCGTTTGAATGCATTGGTGCAGTTTCTGAATTTCTTttcgatttagattttttttacctggcaaaatattgttttttcaataactcttGAAGGCAATggcagacgagctcggtggtctagtggccaccgcttctgtcttataagcagaaggtcgtgggttcaattccaggctcgaccctttcctactttgtatctctatcttagttctttctgtgtttcacgttataccaaaatgattcctactgttataacgttctacacaatcccaaaacctcccgtggcacctctgcatctttcttaagtaggtgtccaacaaatcatccttccctttcctcagcattcgcaaggacgtggccagaacagatctcgactattggagagtacattgctcCCATCTAAGAGTAacttagtgattagtcccaaatcaatatctgtggtatcggatgaaagtgatgctactctcatacaataatcttggcttgtaccacctacgaatttgtgcgaaccgctaaatgctaatgctaactcTTGAAGGCAATGGCCGATCAAGTCATTTTTTTGCCAAGTCAACTGTTGCGGCGGATAATACAAAGTATCAAAAAGTGTGTCATTTTTGTACACTGGTACCTGGTTACggaaagttctccaggaattcattcggaagttcctccaggaatttccccgcaagttcctccggaagttctgttAGAATCCATGAATTAGTAAtactacactcaaaataattagaAGTTACtggaaaacagatttttttccaTCTAGTTTCGATTGTAATATTTAAATATCTCGTTAATGATGCTACTCACGGCACTCGATTCACTACCaaactaaataaattttaagtgaaatttttggaggacaaGTACATAGTTTTTCAGTGACTCCTCGGTAAAACATTGTATATAATACCTATACATAGTGATATCCCGTCCACTTGTAAGCAGACGGGGGCAAAAATTGGAGATGGAATATTATTAATGGAGTTAATGGAATATTATTCCATCTCCATAACATGTTTGTTGGAATCGTTTTCGTAGCACTTCTCCATCTTACTTTATTAGCGATTGACGACAAACATACATATTGGTCTGAGTACCCCACACATATATTTTTCAGACATTCTAATGAAGTAGATATCACTAGAAAAGTATATAGATATTGTTTTCCACATATTAATGTGGCTTTCACTTCATTTCATATTAATGCGCATATGATATATTCTTGATGGTCGGAATAAAATAGAACAGCAGTTTAACAGCAGAAAACTATTTATTAAACTTGTTCGGTGGAGAGCTTGAACAGGAATGAAAATTTGCTACAATTGTTTATTCAATAAAACTTATGTTGCTATGGAGGCCTTCGGTCTCCAAGGAGGTCATCAGCATACTTTGTTGCCGATTTACTCCAATACCCCCCCTGAATCGGTAAGTCCTAGGAGGGTCCTTAGTTCGCGGAAACGTCCAGGTTCCAGGGGTTTGGTGAACGTGTCCGCTATCTGATTTGCTGTACCAATTGCTTCAATTGTAAGTCGTCCTTGTGCTACATGGTCGCGAAGAAAGTGGTGCTTCACATCAATGTGCTTAACACGCTTGTTCTCCGTATTGGCGGCCATTGAAATGCAGCCACGGTTgtcttcaaaaattttgaacGCCATATTCGGTTGGACTTGTTTTGTTGATTTCCTGCACCAGGTTTAGCCGATCGGATGCGATCAGCAAATCGTCCACATAGATGATGATGAATACCCTCCCTCGATCGTCGATCCTGGTATACAGACAGTAGTCGTGTCGCGAACGAGTAAAGCCGAAATCCAGTAGGAGGTCGTTCAGCTTGCTGTTCCAACAGCGTGGGCTTTGCTTCAGTCCGTAAAGTGAACGTTCCAGCTTGCATACGAGGTGCGGTGGTGCCGTAATGCCTTCAGGTATGGCCATATACACATCTTCTTCCAGCTCACCGTACAGGAACGCGGTCTTCACATCGAGTTGGTGCACGTGCATCCTTCGGTGGACTGCTACAGCAAGAACGGTTCGGATTGTGGTCAACTTCGCTACGGGGGAATACGTTTCGTTGTAGTCGATGCCGGCCTTCTGCAGGAATCCTTTCGCCACCAGGCGTGCCTTGTAACGAACTGGTTCGCCTCGGTCGTCTGGCTTGACTCTGAAGACCCATTTCGATTTAAGCGGAACCACGCCAGCTGGACATCTCACCAATCGCCAAACATGGTTGTCCGCCAACGACTGCAATTCTTCACCGATTGCTTGCTGCCAAAGGGTTTCGTCAGCTCGTCCAGCGATTTCCTTGTACGCCTCAGGAACATCGAAGATCAAACGCTCAGCCTCATCTCGTGCATCGGAATCGTCGAATGGTGCATTGGGAACGTTCTGTACAGCATCTGTTGAAGGAGACTGCGCGGCAGTGAGAAGTTTCCcaaccagaaattctttcaacttACCGGGGAGTCTGCGCTCCCGTTCGCTGCGCCTCGGGGTTACCATTTCGAGGTTTGAACCACGGTCTAGTTGCGAAGGGAGCGCTCCGGTTTCGTCAACTTCGTTTTCACCCTCGTCGTTATCATCGTCAGTCAGAATGTCATCTTGTTGAGCCACGAGTGGCTGATTGGTTTGAACAGACCGCACCGGGTGGTGCACGTCTTCCTTGTCTTGATCCTCGAACTCGTACGGAACAACAACCAATGGAGCTTCATCACGGATCTCGGTGGCAAATGGAAAACTGCTCTCATCAAACTTCACATCTCTGGCAAGGAATAACTGTCTCTTCTCTTTATCCCGCACGCGGTATGCATTCGGCGCGTAGCGTTTTCTCCTCTGTGTCGCTGACAGCCAAGCAAATGCTTTGCATCCGAAGACACGCAATTTCTTCAGATCCGGTTTGTGACCAGTCCACATTTCGGCAGGAGTCTTCCAGCCAGATATCGCATTGGTTGGACTTCTATTCGTCAGGTACACCGCCGCTAGGACCGCTTCATTCCATAGAGTCTTCGGAACTTGGGCTTCAATAAGCATCGCACGCACCTTTTCGACGATTGTCCGATTGAACCGTTCGGACACCCCATTTTGCTGTGGTGTGTAGGTTGCGGTTGGCTCGATCTGGATCCCCTTGGAAATGTAGAACGCACGCTGATCTTTGGAGCAGTACTCACTCCCTTGATCGACAGTCAGCTTCGAAATCGAGTGCTCCAGAGCAGCACTAGCCATGGCCTCGTATTCCTTGAATTTTTGGAACACCTCGGACTTCTTCTTGATGGGATAAGCTACTGCGAAGTGCGTGTAATCATCAATAAAGGTGACGAAGTACCGAGAACCATCCCAAGCCGCTGGTGTGATGGGACCGCACACATCGGAGTGCACTCGCTCTAGAGGTCTTGCAGCACGAGCTCTAGTACCCGTGAATGGTTCTCGGCACTGCTTTCCGAGAACACAAACATCACAGAAATCCAATTTACCTGGCTCCTCGGGAATACCTGTTACCATTCCGTGCTTAACGAGTGCTTGAATGTTCCTTTCTCCCAAATGGCCAAGTCGACGGTGCCACAGGTTACCGTTCGCAGCTCCACACATGTTGGCCGCCACAGTATCGACAAACAGATCGAGCTCGTAAAAATCGCCCCGCATGGGACATCTTGCAATCAGCTCTCCTTCGTGCTTCAAGATTGCTTCCGTCTTTGAAAACGTGACATTCAGACCCGCTTTTGCCATCTTCTTCACAGACAGCAAATTCGCTCGGAGATCTGGTACGTAGAGGACATCCTTCAGGCTGATTTGATTGCCTTCTTTGTTGACGCCCTTAATCGTGCCTCGGTGCCAGGAAACCAGAGATTGGTCATCTTTCGCCACGTTGATTATGACGGGTTGCTTCAGCTTCGTGAGATCGGCGAAACAGTGGTTCACGTTCACAAGATGGTCGGTGGCTCCAGAATCCAGCTTGAAGGACACCACACCATCGTCCTGTGTGCGAACGCACTTTCCGGTCATGAAAACCACCGCCTTACCTCCGGAAGCAGCGTTAGCTTCAGCATGCACATCCGTCTTCAACTTCACGTGACAGTCCTTGGCCTTGTGTCCCTTCTTCTGACAGCGGTTGCACTTTCCGGTAAACTTACCAGGTTTCTGCTTCGATCCTTGGAATGCTGATGGTTTCTCTTGAGAGTTGACTACCCGGTCGGTTTTCTTGAGTTCCTCGGCAAGAAGGCGCTCGCGAACAACATCCAGCTTCAAATTATCTTCACCAAGATTTTCCAACGCAGTAACCAACGGATCGAACGATTCGGGAAGGGTGGCAAACAGCTGGGACACAACATCGTTTTCTTCAAGCTTCGCCCCGGCCAGCTTCAGTTGTCGGATCAGCTCTTCGAATGTCTTCAGGTGATCTTTCACGGATGAACCTCAGCCATTTGCAGCTTCGCAAGTTGCTTTCTGACGAATGTCTGCGACGAGACGGACTTCTTGGCGTAGACGGCTTCAAGGCTGCCCCAAACTTCCTTTGCCGTCTCCTTGTCCCGGACAAGATCCAGCAGATCGTCATGGATAAATGAGATCAGCAGGTACGCCGCTTTACCGTCTTCTTCCTGGAACTTCGCAAGCTCGGCCGGTTCCGCTGGAGGATCCTTCTTGATGACATCCAATAGCTTCACGGACTTCAAATACTTCTCCACTCGAAAACGCCAATTGTCAAAGCCGGTGCCCGAGAACAACGGGATCCCGTGGACCGAATCCTTGCGTGAGTCGCCCATAACCTCTTGATGGTCGGAATAAAATAGAACAGCAGTTTAACAGCAGAAAACTATTTATTAAACTTGTTCGGTGGAGAGCTTGAACAGGAATGAAAATTTGCTACAATTGTTTATTCAATAAAACTTATGTTGCTATGGAGGCCTTCGGTCTCCAAGGAGGTCATCAGCATACTTTGTTGCCGATTTACTCCAATATATATCAGTATAATGTCTATATGACTCCAGTAAGGCTGATAAAAGTTCCAATTTTTAGGGTCTACATGACTTTTCATAGTGGAAattaagtgacaattattttgaaattatccagctttccacgttcgccataatggcgTCTGCTATAAAAAATTTGACGTAAACtgtttcccgacactgaactgaaacttTCGTCTAGCAGGCATTGATTTTCTTAGTTGCCAATGACAGttgaaatttgttatttttcatcaacaatggttttttttctaaagaacGGGAAATTGAACATTTTGTTAATATAATACCTATTCTATTTTAGGGATAATCAAAACTGTCTAATACTAACGAATCAAAAGGATGGAGATCCGACAGACTCTCGTATGAAGCGTAGAACCAAATCGACAGGAATTAGTTGAGTGGTACTTTCGGTTAGATGCTTCGGACGAGAAAGGATGGTGTCAGAATAAAAAATTGtggtgaaaataaaaaataatgtgtc comes from Armigeres subalbatus isolate Guangzhou_Male chromosome 2, GZ_Asu_2, whole genome shotgun sequence and encodes:
- the LOC134210781 gene encoding uracil phosphoribosyltransferase homolog, with translation MCSEVGNNKVDETPSSTNPSDYGSNLRIIDCSAQIRELQTIIRDKNTSRSDFKFYADRLIRLVIEESLNQLPYSDCSVVTPTGAIYDGLKYRSGNCGVSIIRSGEAMEQGLRDCCRSIRIGKILVESDAETHAARVVYARFPDDIAKRQVLLMYPIMATGNTVIQAVNVLKDHGVPETAIILSNLFCTPVAASMVVTAFPDMKILTSELHASAPNHFGQKYFGTD